A single region of the Gilliamella apis genome encodes:
- a CDS encoding AmpG family muropeptide MFS transporter, with protein sequence MNNPQDSIFKTIFNTKMLICIFTGFASGLPFYLLIQLLPAWLASEDINIKTIGIFSLTQMPYIFKFIWAPFMDNISLFKLGRRRGWMFISQLVLLFSIAILGIFSPTLDIWLIANICFIIALFSATQDIALDAFRRELLLDKELGLGNSIHTNAYRIAGLVPGSLSLILSNYLPWNSVFLITALFMLPAIIMTLLVKEPINQIPKTHSLDEIIIKPFSEFITRQGVKSAVLILAFIFLYKLGDSMATSLATPFYLKMGFSRFDVGWIAKNASLWPSVFGALIGGILMIKIGINRALWCFGFVQVISILGFAWLSIEGPFDEINTHQKILLALVIGFEALGVGLGSAAFVAFIAKTTNPLYTATQFALFTSIASIPRTLINSTTGIMVDYLGWTSFFGLCTMLAIPGMVLLLKVAPWNLKS encoded by the coding sequence ATGAATAATCCGCAAGATTCTATTTTCAAAACTATTTTTAATACAAAAATGCTAATCTGCATTTTCACTGGTTTTGCATCCGGATTGCCCTTTTATTTATTAATTCAACTATTACCTGCATGGCTGGCTAGCGAAGATATCAACATAAAAACCATTGGCATTTTCTCTTTAACCCAGATGCCATATATTTTCAAATTTATCTGGGCGCCATTTATGGATAATATTTCTCTATTCAAACTTGGGCGACGTCGAGGTTGGATGTTTATTTCACAACTAGTTTTACTCTTTTCGATTGCGATTTTAGGTATTTTCTCTCCAACGTTAGATATTTGGTTAATCGCTAATATCTGTTTTATTATCGCACTCTTTTCAGCAACCCAAGATATTGCTTTAGACGCTTTTCGACGTGAATTATTACTCGATAAAGAACTTGGATTAGGTAACAGTATTCATACTAATGCTTATCGTATTGCCGGATTGGTGCCAGGCTCACTATCATTAATACTATCAAATTATTTACCTTGGAACAGTGTTTTTCTCATTACTGCATTATTTATGTTACCAGCAATTATTATGACATTACTGGTCAAAGAACCAATCAATCAAATTCCCAAGACTCATAGTTTAGATGAAATTATTATTAAACCTTTTAGTGAATTTATTACACGCCAAGGTGTTAAAAGTGCCGTATTGATTTTAGCTTTTATCTTTTTATATAAATTAGGGGACAGCATGGCAACGTCCTTAGCTACCCCATTTTATCTAAAAATGGGCTTTAGCCGTTTTGATGTGGGTTGGATTGCTAAAAATGCATCATTATGGCCAAGTGTTTTTGGTGCTCTAATTGGCGGTATATTAATGATAAAAATAGGAATTAATCGCGCTTTATGGTGTTTTGGTTTTGTCCAAGTTATCTCTATTTTAGGTTTTGCTTGGTTATCGATCGAAGGGCCTTTTGATGAGATCAATACACATCAAAAAATTTTATTAGCATTAGTCATTGGATTTGAAGCATTAGGTGTAGGCCTTGGCTCAGCAGCATTTGTTGCTTTTATCGCTAAGACCACAAATCCATTATATACTGCAACACAGTTTGCGTTATTTACCAGTATTGCCTCTATTCCTCGAACACTTATTAATTCGACAACAGGAATTATGGTCGATTATTTAGGCTGGACAAGCTTTTTCGGTTTATGTACGATGCTAGCCATACCTGGTATGGTGTTATTATTAAAAGTTGCGCCATGGAATTTAAAATCTTAG
- a CDS encoding NAD(P)H-dependent oxidoreductase, which yields MDKLSLAFEFRHACKRFDESKKINHEDLEAILEAGRLSPSSFGMEPWHFVVVDNADIKTELRAICYNQEQVTSCSHYVIVLYRKASNFTSQSHYLRQAVARTLPDQNDQTAIDIACQDFINFTKFGLANGLTVNHWSEMQDYLAAANMMTAAAYRGIDSCAIGGFEHDKVIQILEKHIPQFSGETFGVGLCLAFGYRVNEQQPHIRWSLQDVTTYLS from the coding sequence ATGGATAAACTATCTCTAGCTTTCGAGTTTAGACACGCTTGTAAACGGTTTGATGAATCAAAAAAAATTAATCATGAAGATCTTGAAGCAATTTTAGAGGCTGGTCGTTTATCACCTTCATCATTTGGGATGGAGCCTTGGCATTTTGTCGTTGTCGATAATGCAGATATTAAAACTGAATTACGTGCTATTTGTTATAACCAAGAGCAAGTTACTAGTTGCTCACACTATGTGATTGTACTTTATCGGAAAGCCAGTAACTTTACTTCACAAAGTCATTATTTACGTCAAGCTGTAGCGAGAACGTTACCTGATCAAAATGATCAAACCGCAATTGATATTGCTTGCCAAGATTTTATTAATTTTACTAAATTTGGTTTAGCAAATGGTTTAACTGTAAATCATTGGTCAGAAATGCAAGATTATCTAGCTGCAGCAAATATGATGACAGCAGCTGCTTATCGAGGTATAGATTCTTGTGCTATTGGTGGATTTGAACATGATAAAGTCATACAGATTTTAGAAAAACATATTCCACAGTTTAGTGGTGAAACTTTTGGAGTTGGACTCTGTTTAGCATTTGGTTATCGAGTTAATGAGCAACAACCACATATCCGCTGGTCACTTCAAGATGTAACCACTTATTTATCATAA
- the trxB gene encoding thioredoxin-disulfide reductase, producing MKTKHARLLILGSGPAGYTAAVYAARANLSPVLITGTQQGGQLTTTTEIENWPAGDSELTGPELMIKMQQQAERFNTEIILDHIDRVDFSQKPFKLFGSDTEYSCDALIIATGASAQYLGLPSEEAFKSKGVSACATCDGFFYRNQKVAVVGGGNTAVEETLYLANIASEVHLIHRRDSFRAEKILMDRLSEKVQEGKVILHTHQIIDEILGDNMGVTGVRIRSNQDPNISEEINVMGVFIAIGHKPNTAIFDGQLELNNGYIKVQSGTQGNATQTSIEGIFAAGDVMDHIYRQAITSAGTGCMAALDAEHYLDNLK from the coding sequence ATGAAGACCAAACATGCCCGTTTATTGATACTAGGGTCAGGACCTGCTGGCTACACAGCTGCTGTTTATGCTGCACGAGCAAATTTATCACCAGTATTAATTACTGGTACGCAACAAGGTGGACAGCTTACTACAACCACCGAAATAGAAAACTGGCCGGCTGGCGATTCGGAACTTACTGGGCCAGAATTAATGATAAAAATGCAACAGCAAGCGGAACGATTTAATACAGAAATCATTTTAGATCATATTGACCGTGTTGACTTTAGCCAAAAACCATTCAAACTTTTTGGCAGTGATACAGAATATAGTTGTGATGCATTAATCATAGCAACAGGCGCATCAGCACAATATCTTGGTTTACCATCGGAAGAAGCATTTAAAAGTAAAGGAGTGTCAGCTTGTGCTACTTGTGACGGTTTCTTCTATCGTAACCAAAAAGTTGCTGTTGTCGGTGGAGGCAATACAGCTGTTGAAGAAACTCTTTATTTAGCCAATATCGCTAGTGAAGTTCATTTGATCCATCGTCGTGATAGTTTTAGGGCTGAAAAAATATTAATGGACCGCTTATCTGAAAAAGTGCAAGAAGGTAAAGTTATATTGCATACTCACCAAATTATTGATGAAATTCTAGGTGATAATATGGGCGTAACAGGTGTTAGAATTCGTAGTAACCAGGATCCCAATATTAGCGAAGAAATTAATGTAATGGGCGTTTTTATTGCTATAGGTCACAAACCTAATACTGCTATTTTTGACGGCCAACTTGAACTAAATAATGGCTATATAAAAGTGCAATCAGGCACACAAGGTAATGCAACTCAAACTAGCATTGAGGGTATTTTTGCTGCCGGTGATGTTATGGATCATATTTATCGACAAGCAATTACATCAGCTGGAACGGGATGTATGGCAGCGTTAGATGCTGAACATTATTTAGACAATTTAAAATAG
- the cydD gene encoding heme ABC transporter permease/ATP-binding protein CydD yields the protein MSLDKQRQTYLLNWLKQHTKIHKSDLRASVLTGFMLSILMIAQAAFLAIILQRLIIEQQSFLTVIPYFLSLIFILLARGSLIYFREKINFALGQKIRKQIRQKLIDQFELFGPAYLNQSTTGAWSTLVIEQVDNLHDFFARYLPQMRLASMVPILICIAIFPFNWAAAVILLCTAPLIPIFMILVGMGAADINRRHFKALAYLSGHFLDRLKGLNTIRLFNQGEQQTEEIAQASEDFRVKTMQVLKMAFLSSAVLEFFTSISIAIVAVYFGFSYLGEFDFGAYNGTVTLFAGFFALILAPEYFQPLRDLGVYYHAKAEAIAAADNIETFLNKSLPQQVDNAQPKTNLNQLQANNYLDIGVLKTIEAKDLIVLSNEALPIVGPLSFSLHAPFKLALIGTSGEGKSSLMQVLLGFLPYQGSLKINGIEFNHLDLKSWQQQISWIGQNPYLINGSIRENILLGKPTATSSELDEVIAKAQLSDVIAKLPEGVETQVGEDAVRLSVGQAQRVALARAMLKPCQLLILDEPTASLDKQTVELLAPYDIATNSITITHQHDDMHDFELVWKLSKGQINAIKESSC from the coding sequence ATGTCTTTAGATAAACAACGCCAAACTTATTTACTTAACTGGTTAAAACAACACACCAAAATACACAAGTCAGATTTACGGGCTTCGGTTTTAACTGGATTTATGTTAAGTATTTTAATGATTGCTCAAGCAGCTTTTTTGGCGATTATTTTACAAAGATTAATTATTGAACAACAGTCTTTTTTGACGGTTATTCCTTACTTTTTATCTTTAATTTTCATTTTACTGGCTCGAGGATCGTTAATTTATTTTCGTGAAAAGATTAACTTTGCTTTAGGGCAAAAGATCCGTAAGCAAATTAGACAAAAATTAATCGATCAGTTTGAATTATTTGGTCCTGCTTATTTAAATCAAAGCACTACCGGAGCATGGAGTACGTTAGTTATTGAACAAGTCGATAATTTACATGATTTTTTTGCTCGTTATTTACCGCAAATGCGTTTAGCCAGCATGGTACCAATATTAATTTGTATTGCTATCTTCCCTTTCAACTGGGCTGCTGCCGTTATTTTGCTTTGCACAGCCCCCCTGATCCCTATTTTTATGATTTTAGTGGGAATGGGAGCAGCTGATATTAATCGACGCCATTTTAAAGCGTTAGCTTATTTAAGTGGCCATTTCTTAGATCGATTAAAAGGACTTAACACCATTCGTTTATTCAATCAAGGAGAACAACAAACGGAAGAAATCGCTCAAGCATCTGAAGATTTCCGTGTTAAAACCATGCAAGTGTTAAAAATGGCCTTTTTATCCTCTGCTGTGTTAGAGTTTTTTACCTCAATTTCAATTGCTATTGTGGCAGTCTATTTTGGTTTTTCTTATTTAGGCGAATTTGATTTTGGCGCCTATAATGGAACTGTTACTTTATTTGCTGGTTTTTTTGCACTAATTTTAGCACCTGAGTATTTTCAACCCTTACGAGATCTCGGAGTCTATTATCATGCTAAAGCCGAAGCTATTGCTGCTGCTGATAATATCGAAACTTTTTTAAATAAAAGTTTACCGCAACAAGTTGATAACGCTCAGCCAAAAACTAACTTGAATCAATTGCAAGCAAACAATTATCTAGATATTGGGGTTTTAAAAACAATTGAAGCCAAAGATCTGATCGTACTATCCAATGAAGCTCTGCCGATTGTTGGGCCACTTAGCTTTTCATTACATGCACCCTTTAAACTAGCCTTAATTGGCACTAGTGGTGAAGGAAAAAGCTCGCTCATGCAAGTATTACTTGGATTTTTGCCTTATCAAGGTTCACTCAAAATTAATGGTATTGAATTTAATCATTTAGATTTAAAGAGTTGGCAACAACAAATAAGTTGGATTGGCCAAAATCCTTATCTCATTAACGGTTCAATTCGTGAAAATATTCTACTTGGTAAACCCACAGCAACCTCTAGTGAGCTTGATGAAGTGATAGCCAAAGCACAATTATCTGATGTTATCGCTAAACTGCCTGAAGGAGTGGAGACACAGGTCGGTGAAGATGCGGTACGATTATCAGTAGGACAAGCCCAACGTGTAGCACTTGCCAGAGCAATGCTAAAACCTTGCCAATTACTAATCCTAGATGAACCAACCGCAAGTTTAGATAAACAGACAGTAGAATTGTTAGCACCATATGATATTGCCACTAACAGTATTACCATAACTCATCAACATGATGATATGCATGATTTTGAGCTAGTTTGGAAACTGTCAAAAGGACAAATTAATGCCATTAAGGAGAGTTCATGCTAA
- the cydC gene encoding heme ABC transporter ATP-binding protein/permease CydC, which translates to MLTLLRPYIALYKHYFWQIVIGLSLSILTLFASVFLLSLSGWFLASTAVVGVAGLYTFNYMLPAAGVRAAAITRTASRYVERLVDHNTTFKILAYLRTLAFRKILPLSANQLAQYQKADLLNRFIVDIDALDHLYLKLFSPIVTALVMILLLFVGLSYINLPIALIITIVLTITLLAIPVIFYHAGKQLGETLAKQQSEYRALLINYLQGQAELTLFNAQHRYRTKLDKLESDWLFHQQRQSTLMALSSALVVLIAGFLTLLVLWLITQYTLSPLVALFVFVCLASSEILAPIPGAFIFLGQVLTSATRTTTLFNQTPDIKFIEQGKTIDLSIAKLQFDDISFSYPNQPFAILSHFSLTINSGQHVGLIGKTGCGKSTLLNLVTRTWEANSGKILINDIPVDQLDEATLRQTIAVVPQVITIFSDTLKQNLLIGNRQASDQQLSDVLHQVELSKLLATDQGLNLPLGQGGRALSGGEIRRIGIARALLHNSPLILMDEPTESLDQQTEQQIIELIKQICKNKTLLMVTHRLTDNPLFDRVVEL; encoded by the coding sequence ATGCTAACGCTATTACGCCCTTATATTGCTCTTTATAAGCACTACTTTTGGCAAATCGTTATTGGGCTTAGTTTATCTATTCTTACGCTATTTGCCAGTGTCTTTTTGCTCTCATTATCGGGATGGTTTTTAGCCTCTACAGCCGTTGTTGGTGTTGCCGGTTTATATACTTTTAATTACATGTTACCTGCAGCTGGTGTACGAGCAGCAGCAATTACCCGAACAGCATCACGCTATGTTGAGCGCTTAGTTGATCACAACACTACTTTTAAAATTTTAGCTTATTTAAGAACGTTAGCATTTAGAAAGATTTTACCACTCAGTGCTAACCAATTAGCTCAATATCAAAAAGCTGATTTACTTAACCGCTTTATTGTCGATATTGATGCACTTGATCATCTCTACTTAAAACTATTTTCACCAATTGTTACAGCATTAGTCATGATTTTGTTGCTGTTTGTCGGGCTAAGTTATATCAATTTACCCATTGCCTTAATCATTACTATCGTGTTAACAATTACCTTACTTGCTATACCTGTCATTTTTTATCATGCAGGCAAACAGTTAGGAGAAACATTAGCTAAACAACAAAGTGAATATAGGGCGTTATTAATTAATTATTTACAAGGTCAAGCTGAACTAACGTTATTTAATGCGCAACATCGTTATCGTACAAAACTAGATAAACTTGAATCAGACTGGCTTTTTCATCAACAACGCCAATCAACATTAATGGCACTATCAAGTGCGCTCGTCGTATTGATTGCTGGTTTTTTAACTTTATTGGTACTGTGGTTGATCACTCAATACACATTATCACCTTTAGTTGCCTTATTTGTTTTTGTTTGCTTGGCTAGTAGTGAAATTCTAGCGCCCATACCAGGAGCATTTATCTTTTTAGGACAGGTATTAACATCCGCAACACGCACAACAACTTTATTTAACCAAACACCTGATATCAAATTTATTGAACAAGGCAAAACTATCGATTTATCTATTGCTAAACTACAATTCGATGACATTAGTTTTAGTTATCCCAATCAACCTTTTGCTATTTTAAGTCACTTTTCATTAACCATAAATTCCGGTCAACATGTTGGTTTAATAGGTAAAACTGGCTGCGGCAAATCAACACTGCTTAATTTAGTTACTCGCACATGGGAAGCAAATTCTGGAAAAATTTTGATCAATGATATTCCAGTTGATCAACTTGATGAAGCTACACTCCGCCAAACCATTGCGGTTGTACCTCAGGTTATTACTATTTTTAGTGATACACTTAAACAGAATTTGCTAATTGGTAACCGACAGGCATCTGACCAACAGTTGAGCGATGTATTACATCAAGTTGAACTATCAAAATTGTTAGCAACTGATCAAGGTTTGAATTTACCATTAGGACAAGGTGGGCGCGCTCTATCTGGCGGGGAAATTCGTCGTATCGGCATTGCTCGAGCATTATTACATAACTCACCACTAATCCTAATGGATGAACCAACTGAAAGCCTTGACCAACAAACCGAACAACAGATCATCGAGCTGATTAAACAAATCTGTAAAAATAAAACATTACTAATGGTCACCCATAGATTAACCGATAATCCATTGTTTGATCGAGTGGTTGAATTGTAA
- the rsfS gene encoding ribosome silencing factor, which yields MQQSLQDFIIDKIDDLKGEDIVTLDVRGKSSITDYMIICTATSSRHVASIARHLLDEAKKQGHLVLGSEGQNDADWVVVDMDSVIVHIMQEQSRQLYELEKLWS from the coding sequence TTGCAACAATCATTACAAGATTTTATTATTGATAAAATTGATGACCTCAAAGGAGAAGATATAGTTACTCTAGATGTTCGTGGTAAATCAAGTATTACCGATTATATGATTATCTGCACAGCCACATCTAGCCGTCATGTAGCATCAATAGCAAGACACTTACTTGATGAAGCAAAAAAACAAGGCCATCTTGTATTAGGAAGTGAAGGCCAAAATGATGCTGATTGGGTGGTAGTTGATATGGATTCTGTCATTGTACATATCATGCAAGAACAGAGCCGACAACTTTACGAACTCGAGAAACTTTGGAGTTAG
- the rlmH gene encoding 23S rRNA (pseudouridine(1915)-N(3))-methyltransferase RlmH, translating into MKIQLIAVGNKMPNWVTTAFNDYQSRFPKDMPLELIEIAAGKRTKNADIVRILDKEGELMLAACGKGNRIVTLDIPGKPYTTHDLAKQLERWKTDGRDVSLLIGGPEGLSPACKAAADQSWSLSPLTLPHPLVRVIVSESLYRAWSLTANHPYHRE; encoded by the coding sequence GTGAAAATACAGCTTATTGCTGTTGGCAATAAAATGCCCAATTGGGTAACCACTGCTTTTAATGATTACCAATCCCGTTTCCCCAAAGATATGCCTTTAGAACTTATCGAAATAGCAGCAGGAAAACGGACTAAAAATGCCGATATTGTGCGAATTTTAGATAAAGAAGGTGAATTAATGCTAGCTGCATGCGGCAAAGGTAATCGCATTGTCACATTGGATATTCCAGGCAAACCTTATACGACCCATGATTTAGCAAAACAACTTGAACGTTGGAAAACCGATGGTCGTGATGTCAGTTTGTTAATTGGCGGTCCTGAAGGTTTGTCGCCAGCCTGTAAAGCGGCTGCTGACCAAAGTTGGTCATTATCGCCTTTAACATTGCCTCATCCATTAGTACGAGTCATTGTTTCTGAAAGCCTTTATCGTGCATGGAGTTTAACGGCTAATCATCCTTATCATCGTGAATAG
- the ybeY gene encoding rRNA maturation RNase YbeY codes for MSTIILDLQIASEHHENLPTEQQIMQWLEVILPQFMDNAEITIRIVDEEESQHLNYTYRNKDKPTNVLSFPFESPIEIDVPLLGDLVICKKVVEIEASEQHKSLTSHWAHMIVHGCLHLLGYDHILDEEAEEMENIEIDIMAQLGFDNPYQLID; via the coding sequence ATGAGCACTATTATTTTAGATTTGCAAATTGCTAGTGAGCATCATGAGAATCTACCAACAGAACAACAAATTATGCAATGGCTAGAAGTGATCTTACCGCAATTTATGGATAATGCCGAAATTACTATACGTATTGTCGACGAAGAAGAGAGCCAACATCTTAATTACACTTATCGTAATAAAGATAAACCGACAAATGTCTTATCATTCCCATTTGAATCACCAATTGAAATTGATGTGCCGTTACTCGGTGATTTAGTGATTTGTAAAAAAGTGGTTGAAATCGAAGCTAGCGAACAACATAAATCATTAACATCACATTGGGCACATATGATTGTCCATGGATGTTTGCATTTATTAGGATATGATCATATTCTTGACGAAGAAGCTGAAGAAATGGAAAATATCGAAATCGACATCATGGCACAATTAGGTTTTGATAATCCTTATCAACTAATTGATTAA
- the corC gene encoding CNNM family magnesium/cobalt transport protein CorC (CorC(YbeX) belongs to the Cyclin M Mg2+ Exporter (CNNM) family, and was characterized as belonging to a set of three proteins, at least one of which must be present for CorA to function.) has product MSDDNHRRPKKGFTLWLSQLFNSEPKDKEELIEVIREAEENQLIDPDTLDMIEGVMDIADQRVRDIMIPRSQIVTIKDNFTLDECLDIISEHGHSRYPVISEDRDHIEGVLLAKDLLIYIRQGVNDFDLKKILRPTVVVPESKRVDHMLKEFRMQRYHMAMAIDEFGGVSGLVTIEDILELIVGDIEDEYDEVEDRDIRRLSPSVYSVRALTSVEDFNEIFATTFSDDEMDTIGGLVMQHFGRLPIRGETITIDGYQFKVTIADRRRIIQLHVTIPENAAIPNLEQSENA; this is encoded by the coding sequence ATGAGTGATGATAATCACCGGAGACCCAAAAAAGGGTTTACATTATGGTTAAGTCAATTATTCAATTCAGAACCAAAGGATAAAGAAGAACTGATTGAAGTTATTCGTGAGGCTGAAGAAAATCAACTCATTGATCCTGATACCCTTGATATGATCGAAGGTGTAATGGATATAGCCGATCAACGCGTTCGTGATATCATGATACCCCGCTCTCAAATTGTAACAATCAAAGATAATTTCACCCTTGATGAATGTTTAGATATTATTTCTGAACATGGCCATTCACGTTATCCAGTAATTAGTGAAGATCGAGACCATATCGAAGGGGTTCTATTAGCCAAAGATTTACTCATTTATATTCGACAAGGTGTAAACGATTTTGATTTGAAAAAGATCCTAAGACCAACTGTTGTCGTTCCTGAAAGTAAACGCGTTGACCATATGTTAAAAGAATTCCGCATGCAACGCTATCATATGGCGATGGCAATTGACGAGTTTGGTGGTGTTTCAGGCTTAGTCACTATCGAGGATATTTTGGAACTTATTGTTGGGGATATTGAGGATGAATACGATGAAGTTGAAGATCGTGATATTCGCCGTTTATCACCATCAGTTTATTCTGTCCGAGCCCTTACTTCAGTAGAAGATTTTAATGAAATTTTTGCTACCACGTTTAGTGATGATGAAATGGATACTATTGGCGGACTCGTCATGCAACATTTTGGCCGTTTACCAATCCGTGGCGAAACGATTACTATTGATGGTTATCAATTTAAAGTAACCATTGCTGACCGAAGACGAATTATTCAATTGCATGTCACAATCCCTGAAAATGCCGCTATACCTAATTTAGAGCAATCAGAAAATGCTTAA